The genomic DNA AGCGGCAATTATGATGAGCTGTAAGGCATCCATAAAAGCAAACCATCATTTGCGGCAGGATGAAATACAGGCACTTTTAGATGAGTTGCGGTCTACTTCAGATCCGTTTACCTGTCCGCATGGAAGGCCAATTATTATTCATTATTCTACCTATGAGATGGAAAAAATGTTTAAACGTGTAATGTAAGAACTGGATTCAATAGAATCCAGTTCTTCTTTTTTTTATTATTAGAGTAATTTTACACAAAAAGGGTAAAATCGAGAAAAGTGTCGAACAAATTGTATAGCATGCGCATCATTAATCCTATATATTGAAGGTAGAAAGGGGGAGGATCAATGTTTGTTTTTGGTTTGCTAACGACAATTCTTCCTGCTGTAATCGTTATTTTTGCCATTGCTTATATTGCGAAAAACAAAAACAAGGAGGATGATGAAACCATGATACGGCACTTATACACATATTTAGTATTATTCGCGACATTAATGATGGTCATCGGTGGTGGGATTTCCATATTTATGGTTACTGCTGACTTAGTGAGTCCATCAGGGTATTATCAAAGTTTTTCCGATTACGAGATGATGCGTGAGAGTGAAAAGGTAGGAGGAAACACGCAAATTAGCGAGGAAGAGCTACGAGCTGATTATGAACAGTTGGTAGAAGATGAAAAAGCAAGAATTAGAGAAAATGCCAAAAATCAAATGATTAAAAGCTTAGGATTTATCGTCATTCCTCTACCTATATTTATTTATTTTAACAGATTGAGAAGAAAGCATATTGAGTAGAGCTCCTTTTCTTTGGGGGCTTTTTTTATGAGCCTATTTATCCGTGATATATACCCGTTTTTAGGATAAGTACATATAGTATTTTGTATACAACCTAGAAAAAAGGGGAATGCCAATTGAAACGAGGAATGAGAAGACCTTTCCCTTTCGGTATGGGGAATCTTGGTGGATATCCAAACTACAACCCGTTTTCCCAATTTGATAGTTTTGGTTATCCTGATGCTAAATACTATGGATTTGAAGACCAGGTACCAAGTACGGTCGGTGTTGGAGGTTCAAAATATAGTCCCTTTTTTGGCTATGGAGCACCCAAGTTTGGTCATTCAGGCTATGGATACCCTTCTCCTTATGGAGGACCTGGATTTACTCCTGGGTTTGGAGGGGGATTCGGCTTAGGTTATGGCGGTGGTCCTGGAGTGGGATATGGCGGAGGAATTAGTCCGCTCGGTGCAGGGTTACTAGGATTTGGTGCGGGGTTGCTCGGTGGAGCCCTTTTTGATAATAAAGGTAGATGGTATTATTGAAACGAAAAAGTCCCAACGGGTAGACCGTGGGACTTTTTCGAAGATTGTGGGTATCTTACCTTGCAACAGAAGGTAACTTGTGAAGAAAATCAAGTGCCCTACCCGTACCGATGGCTACTGATTCTAAGGGTTCATTTGCTAAATGAACGGGAACGAAGATTTGCTCGCTTAGCCACTGCTCCATGCCTTTTAATAAAGATCCACCACCAGTTAAAATGACTCCTCGGTCTACAATATCACCGCTTAACTCGGCTGGACTGTCTTCTAACGTAGCACGAACTGCTTCTAGTATATGAAGTAGTGATTCTTTAATAGCATCACGAACTTCGTAGGAATGTAGTTCGATCGTTTTTGGTAAACCGGTTAGCAGGTCTCTTCCTCGAACTTCAAGCACTTCTTTTTCATGGTCCACTAGGGCATAACCGATTTCCATCTTAATTTGCTCGGCAGTGGGCTCTCCAATTAGAACATTGTATTCTTTTCTTACATACTGAATAATATCGTCATCCAAATGATCGCCACCAATGCGAATAGAGTGGCAGGCAACGACGCCTCCGAATGATATGATCGCAACTTCAGTAGAACCTCCGCCAATATCTACTACCACATTGGCTACAGGTTCGTCCACGGGAAGTCCGGCTCCGATCGCTGCGGCCACTGGTTCTTCAATAAGAAAGACCTTTTTGGCACCTGCGTTTCTTGCGGCATCCTGGATGGCTCTCTTGTCCACACTCGTAGAGCCAGCTGGTGTACAAATGACCACATTCGGTTTTCGAATCGTTAACCCCATTCTGGTTGATGCTTTTGTAATAATGTACTTTAATAATTCCGAAGTGATATCATAATCGGCAATCACTCCGTTTTTTAGAGGACGAATCGCTGTAATTTTACCAGGAGTTTTTCCAATCATTGCTTTTGCTTCTAGTCCCACCGCAACGACTTTATTCGTTGTAGTATCTAGAGCGACAACAGAAGGCTCATTAAAGACAATTCCTTTATTTTTACTATATACAAGTACGTTTGCTGTACCTAAATCAATTCCAATCTCTAACGTTCCAAACATATCTATCCCACCAATTCATTTTAAGTCTCTTTACACTCTTCATATAAAGTAGCACGAATTTGGGGGTTCTCTGTCGATTGTTATCGAATCGTTATATAATTGTAATGAAAAAAGAAAGAAATGGAAGTGTATGACAAAGGTATAACGGGTTGAAATCTGGTTATAATGCATAGAGGCTAACCTGCTTCTAGTTTTATGTTAATGGAGTTACATGTTATACTACAAAGCATCTAAAGAAATTTGTAAAGGCAGTGTCAACATGAAACAGGAGAAGGAAAAAGTCGTCGTCCTCATTGGACCAACAGCCGTTGGGAAAACGAAGACGAGCATTGAATTAGCTAAGCGGTTTAATGGTGAAATAATTAGTGGCGACTCAATGCAAATATATAAAGAAATGAATATAGGAACAGCCAAGATTAAGCAAGAAGAAATGGAAGGAATTACTCATCATCTCATTGATATTAAGGATCCAGAAGAGACGTTTTCAGTAGCGGAGTTTCAAGAGCTTGTACGACTGAAAATTACGGAAATCACCAATCGAGGAAAGCTACCAATGATTGTTGGTGGAACGGGGTTGTACATTCAATCAGCCATCTATGACTACCAATTTTCTGATGCTCCCAATAATGAGGAACTGAGACAAAAGCTGGAAGAGCAAGTGAAGACAGATGGGGTGGAAGTTCTTCATAAGAAGTTGTCTGAAGTAGATCCAATAAGTGCTAGGCGTATACATCCAAATAACGTACGTCGTGTCATCCGTGCATTAGAGGTTTATTTAACAACAGGGCAAACATTAACAGAAATACAATCGGAGCAAGTGATTGAACCGTTGTATGATATTTCCATCATTGGGTTAACCATGGAACGTGAGCGTCTGTACGATCGTATTAATGCAAGAGTTGATGAAATGATAACTGAAGGTTTAGAAGAAGAAGTGAGAAAATTGTATGACAAAGGGCTTATGCATACACAGGCTTTACAAGCCATTGGTTATAAGGAATGGTTTCATTATTTTTCAAAAGAACAATCGCTTGAATCAACGATCGAACAATTAAAGCAGAACTCTCGACGATATGCAAAACGTCAGCTCACATGGTTCAGAAATAAAATGGATGTTACTTGGTTTGATATGACACATGTGACAAATGAGCAACAGATTCGAAAAAAAATTAAGGAAATTTCTACGTATATTGAAGGAAAGCTAAAAATAAAATCGAATACATATGAAATAGAGATAAAAGAGGAGGATTTATTATGAAGCAAGCCATTAATATCCAGGATCAATTTTTAAATCAACTTCGCAAAGACAGTACAAATTGTACGGTGTTTTTGTTGAATGGCTTCCAATTAAGAGGAACAATTAAAGGCTTTGATAACTTTACGATTCTATTTGAATGTGAAGGGAAGCAACAGCTTGTATATAAGCATGCCATTTCCACATTCTCTCCATTGCGTAATGTGCAAATTGATTTAGATGGTCAAAATCAATAATGGAACTTCATTCAAGACCCGCTTTCTTCACGGAAGCGGGTCTTTGATTTCTAAAATAAATATTTTTGAATACATATAGAGTAATCGCTTAAATAATGGGAAAAGCATGACTACTTTGAGACCATGAATATAGCTGATTATAGGCATTTGTCACAAATCATGCACCAAGCGCGTATACTGTTTTATTATGTGAGGTGAAAGCTTTGGACCAACCAATTCGAATGAAAAACAATGGACAAATCAGCATTGTCTTAAATTCACAGAAACGAAAACCCACTGTTACCGAACCATATGTGGCTCCAAAGGCCATTCCCCCTGAGCATGCAGCATTAAAGGAGATTGAGGAAGAACTTGGTGCGCTTGTTGGAATGGAAGAAATGAAGCGAATGATAAAGGAAATTTACGCATGGATATATGTGAACAAAAAAAGAGAAGCTGCTGGATTAAAAGCAGGAAAACAAGCGCTCCATATGATGTTTAAAGGCAATCCTGGAACAGGGAAAACGACGGTTGCTAGGTTGATTGGGAAGTTATTTCTACGAATGAATGTCCTAACGAAAGGTCATTTAATTGAAGCGGAACGGGCTGATCTAGTCGGTGAATACATCGGACATACTGCCCAAAAAACAAGAGATCTCGTAAAGAAGGCTCTCGGAGGGATTCTTTTTGTTGATGAAGCCTACTCTCTTGGTAGGGGTGGGGAGAAAGACTTTGGTAAAGAAGCCATTGATACACTCGTCAAACATATGGAGGATAAGCAACATGAATTCATTTTAATTTTGGCAGGGTATTCGAGAGAAATGGATGAGTTTCTCACACTCAATCCTGGATTGCATTCTCGATTTCCGCTTGTTATCGATTTTCCGGATTACAGCATTGAGCAACTTATGGAAATTGGGCAAAGAATGCTGAAGGAAAAGGAATACACCTTGAGCCATGAAGCAGAAAGAAAGCTTCGAGAACATCTCATTTGGGTGAAATCTGCGTTTAGTCCAGCTGGTTTCTCGAATGGACGATACGTAAGAAATGTACTTGAAAAATCGATTCGTGCCCAGGCAATGAGGTTGTTAATGATAAACAACTTCGATCGGCATGATTTAATGACCATACGAAGCAATGATCTTATATTTGAAGAAGATGAGTAAAAAGGGGGCAGGCTACAAGTAGCCTGCTTTATTTGTTATTAGCAAATTAGTATTAAAAACAATTATTTGGTATGATATGAAAAAAGGATAATGAGGTGATTTCTTGGATCAAAAGCATGAATATGAAAAGGTGATTCTCGTTGGTTGTCAAACGATTGAGGATGACGAAAGATTTCACTATTCGATGGAGGAACTCGCTTCTTTAACGGAGACCGCGAAAGGTACAGTACAAGCAACATTATCTCAAAAGAGAGACAGAATCCATCCATCTACATACATAGGTAAAGGGAAAGTTGAAGAGTTAAGAGCGTTAGAGGAGGAAACAGAAGCAAATATTATCATATTTAATGATGAGCTTTCGCCGAGTCAGGTACGAAATCTATCAAAAGACATCTCTGCGAGAATTATTGATCGAACGCAGTTGATTTTGGATATTTTTGCCCAACGTGCACGTTCGAAAGAAGGGAAGCTTCAAGTCGAATTGGCCCAGCTTCAATATCTACTTCCCAGATTGGGTGGGCAAGGAACACAGCTTTCTCGACTGGGTGCTGGAATAGGGACGAGAGGTCCGGGGGAAACCCAGCTTGAGACCGACCGAAGACATATTCGAAGACGAATTGACGATATTAAAGCCCAGCTCGCAGTAATCGTGCAGCATCGTGATCGATATCGTGAGCGTCGGAAAAAGAATAAAGCCTTTCAAGTGGCGCTTGTTGGATATACGAATGCGGGGAAATCGACAATTTTCAATCGCTTAACGGAAGCAGATTCGTTCGAGGAAAATCAGCTGTTTGCCACACTTGACCCTATGACGAGAAAAATGATTCTTCCAAGCGGTTTTAGTACATTACTAACAGACACGGTTGGATTTATTCAAGACCTTCCAACAACTTTGGTTGCTGCCTTTCGTTCTACCTTGGAGGAAGTACGAGAAGCAGATCTTCTTTTACACGTCGTGGATATGTCGAGTGCGGACTCATATCAGCATGAACAAACCGTACATAAGTTACTCGAGGATTTAGATATTCAGCAAATCCCACAATTGACCGTTTATAATAAGAGAGATATGAAAAATCCTGACTTTGTTCCAACTGCCAAAACGGAAACTTTGCAGATTTCTGCATTTAGTGAAGAAGATCGCTTTTTATTAAAGCAAAAAATGGAACAGGTGATTATTTCAGAAATGAAATTTTACCAAGTTGAGGTTCCTTCCACAGAAGGAAAGCTGTTAGCTCAATTAAAAAATGATACGATACTAAGGGAGCTAGCATTCGAAGAAGAAAAGGATATGTATCTATGCAAAGGATATGTACTCAATGATCACCAAATATTAGGACAAATAAATCAATACAGCATTTAGTTAGGAGAACATCATGTATCAGCATTTCACATTTGGGGAAGCATTAAAGCCGATTGTTCGGCAGGTCGAAGAGCAAATTTTTATGAAGCATCAACAAATTGACCTGACGGTGGAAGCGAATCAGTTTCGCGTTTTAGAAAGCTATCAACGTCATCAAGTAAGTGATTCACACTTTATCCCTTCAACAGGGTATGGCTATGATGATATTGGTAGAGATACTTTAGAGAAAATTTATGCCGATGTGTTTGGTGGAGAAGCAGGGCTTGTTCGTCCGCAAATCATCTCCGGGACGCATGCCATTTCCATCGCTTTATTTGGTGTGTTAAGACCAGGAGATGAGCTCTTGTACATAACGGGAAAACCGTATGATACATTGGAGGAAATAGTAGGGATTCGTGGGAATGGTGTAGGTTCATTAAAGGAATTTGGGATATCCTATCAAAGTGTGGACTTAAAAGAGGATGGACAGGTCAATTACGAATATGTAAAAACCATGATCAAACCAAATACAAAAATGATCGGTATTCAGCGTTCTAAAGGGTATGCAAATCGACCTTCTTTTACCATTGATCAAATTAGAGAAATGATTGAATTTGTTAAAAATATAAAAGAAGATGTTGTCGTATTTGTTGATAATTGTTATGGTGAATTTGTGGAGTTAATGGAGCCTTGTCATGTAGGAGCTGACTTAATGGCAGGCTCCTTAATTAAGAACCCTGGTGGGGGACTTGCCAAAACCGGTGGGTATATCGTTGGAAAAGAAAAATATGTAGAAGCATGCGCCTATAGGATGACCTCACCAGGTATCGGAGCAGAAGCGGGTGCCTCTCTTTATAGCCTTCAAGAAATGTACCAAGGTTTCTTTTTAGCTCCGCATGTGGTTGGACAAGCATTAAAGGGTGCGGTTTTTACATCAGCTATTCTTGATAGATTAGGAATGAACACAAATCCGTCCTGGGACGCAGAACGGACAGATTTAATTCAATCGGTTCAGTTTGATGACAAAGAGAAAATGATTGCCTTTTGTCAAGCTATTCAATTTGCTTCTCCTATTAATTCACATGTAACGGCATACCCGGCTTATATGCCTGGTTATGAAGATGATGTGATTATGGCTGCGGGAACATTTATTCAAGGAGCGAGCATTGAACTGAGCGCCGATGGACCGATTCGACCACCGTACGTTGCTTATGTACAAGGGGGACTAACTTATTCTCATGTGAAATTGGCCATACTGATTGCGTTGAACCGATTAGCAGAAAAACAACTAATTAGTCTCAACTAAGTAGATTATGTAGGGTATTTTAATATTTCTCTTTTTCTACAAAAATTCCATGTTATATAAACTAACATTATGTTGACAGAAAAACTGACATTTCATATAATGAAAATATGAAAGAGAGAAATGGAGGGACTACAAATGAGCGGAAGTGATATCCGTCGTTCCATGCCATTATTTCCAATTGGAATTGTGATGCAGCTTACAGAACTATCTGCAAGACAAATTCGATATTATGAAGAGCACCAATTGATCTCTCCGGCTAGAACAGAGGGAAACAGAAGAATGTTTTCTTTGAATGACATTGATCAACTTTTAGAAATAAAAGATCTGATCGAGCAAGGTGTGAATCTTGCAGGAATTAAGCAAATTTTTTCTGTGAAAGAGCAACAGGTGCTTTCAGAAGAAATGGTGAAGGAAGCAGAGAAAGCAAGACGTGATCTGTCCGATGATGAGTTACGAAAAATGTTGCGCTCAGAGCTTATGCATGCTGGCCGCTTTAATCGTTCGTCATTGCGCCAAGGTGATATGTCACGCTTTTTCCACTAATAAAAAGAGATTTACTATTCAAGGGAGGAAACAAAATGGCTAAGTTTACAAGAGATGATATTACAAGAATGGCAGAAGAACAAAATGTAAAGTTTATTCGTTTGCAATTCACTGACATCTTAGGAACTATCAAAAACGTGGAGATTCCTATCAGTCAGCTTGAAAAAGCTTTAGACAACAAAATGATGTTTGACGGTTCTTCTATCGAAGGTTTTGTTCGTATTGAAGAGTCAGACATGTACTTATATCCAGACTTAGACACATGGGTGGTTTTCCCTTGGACAGCTGAAAAAGGTAAAGTGGCACGTTTAATCTGTGACATCTACAATCCAGATGGAACTCCATTTGCAGGTGACCCACGTAACAACTTAAGAAGAATTATTAAAGAAATGCAAGACTTAGGATTTTCTGATTTCAATCTTGGACCTGAGCCAGAATTTTTCTTATTCAAGCTTGACCAAGCTGGAGAACCTACACTTGAATTAAACGACAACGGTGGATATTTCGACCTTGCTCCAACGGACCTTGGTGAAAACTGCCGTCGTGATATCGTGTTAGAGCTTGAAGAAATGGGCTTTGAAATTGAAGCATCACACCATGAGGTTGCTCCAGGACAACACGAAATCGACTTCAAATATGCTGATGCATTAAGCGCTTGTGACCAAATCCAAACGTTCAAGCTTGTTGTTAAAACAATTGCACGTAAGCACGGTCTACATGCAACATTCATGCCGAAGCCATTATTCGGAGTAAACGGTTCTGGAATGCACTGTAACGTTTCATTATTCAAAGAAGGCAAGAACGCATTCTTTGATCCAACTGGAAACCTAGAACTAAGCGACACTGCTCGTCAGTTCATCGCTGGTATCATTAAGCACGCTCCTAACTTTACAGCTGTAACGAACCCAACTGTAAACTCTTATAAGCGTTTAGTACCTGGTTACGAAGCACCTTGCTACGTTGCATGGTCTGCTAGAAACCGTTCACCGCTAATCCGTATCCCTGCATCTCGTGGAATTTCCACTCGTGTAGAAGTACGTAGCGTTGACCCTGCTGCTAACCCTTACTTAGCAATGGCTGTATTACTTGCTGCTGGTCTTGACGGAGTGAAGAACTCTTTAACACCGCCAGCTCCAGTTGACCGTAACATCTACGTTATGAACAAAGAAGAGCGTCAAGCTGTTGGTATCGAAGATCTACCAGCTACACTTGCTGCTGCTTTAGATAACTTAAAATCAGACGAAACAATGATTACCGCTCTTGGAGAGCATATCTTCGAACACTTCGTGGAAGCAAAAGAGATCGAGTGGGATATGTTCCGTACACAAGTACATCCATGGGAGCGTGAGCAATACATGTCAATGTATTAATCCTTATAAAGAAACCCTCAACACTTTCTGGTGT from Robertmurraya sp. FSL R5-0851 includes the following:
- the mreBH gene encoding rod-share determining protein MreBH, which translates into the protein MFGTLEIGIDLGTANVLVYSKNKGIVFNEPSVVALDTTTNKVVAVGLEAKAMIGKTPGKITAIRPLKNGVIADYDITSELLKYIITKASTRMGLTIRKPNVVICTPAGSTSVDKRAIQDAARNAGAKKVFLIEEPVAAAIGAGLPVDEPVANVVVDIGGGSTEVAIISFGGVVACHSIRIGGDHLDDDIIQYVRKEYNVLIGEPTAEQIKMEIGYALVDHEKEVLEVRGRDLLTGLPKTIELHSYEVRDAIKESLLHILEAVRATLEDSPAELSGDIVDRGVILTGGGSLLKGMEQWLSEQIFVPVHLANEPLESVAIGTGRALDFLHKLPSVAR
- the miaA gene encoding tRNA (adenosine(37)-N6)-dimethylallyltransferase MiaA — translated: MKQEKEKVVVLIGPTAVGKTKTSIELAKRFNGEIISGDSMQIYKEMNIGTAKIKQEEMEGITHHLIDIKDPEETFSVAEFQELVRLKITEITNRGKLPMIVGGTGLYIQSAIYDYQFSDAPNNEELRQKLEEQVKTDGVEVLHKKLSEVDPISARRIHPNNVRRVIRALEVYLTTGQTLTEIQSEQVIEPLYDISIIGLTMERERLYDRINARVDEMITEGLEEEVRKLYDKGLMHTQALQAIGYKEWFHYFSKEQSLESTIEQLKQNSRRYAKRQLTWFRNKMDVTWFDMTHVTNEQQIRKKIKEISTYIEGKLKIKSNTYEIEIKEEDLL
- the hfq gene encoding RNA chaperone Hfq, encoding MKQAINIQDQFLNQLRKDSTNCTVFLLNGFQLRGTIKGFDNFTILFECEGKQQLVYKHAISTFSPLRNVQIDLDGQNQ
- the spoVK gene encoding stage V sporulation protein K; the encoded protein is MDQPIRMKNNGQISIVLNSQKRKPTVTEPYVAPKAIPPEHAALKEIEEELGALVGMEEMKRMIKEIYAWIYVNKKREAAGLKAGKQALHMMFKGNPGTGKTTVARLIGKLFLRMNVLTKGHLIEAERADLVGEYIGHTAQKTRDLVKKALGGILFVDEAYSLGRGGEKDFGKEAIDTLVKHMEDKQHEFILILAGYSREMDEFLTLNPGLHSRFPLVIDFPDYSIEQLMEIGQRMLKEKEYTLSHEAERKLREHLIWVKSAFSPAGFSNGRYVRNVLEKSIRAQAMRLLMINNFDRHDLMTIRSNDLIFEEDE
- the hflX gene encoding GTPase HflX, translated to MDQKHEYEKVILVGCQTIEDDERFHYSMEELASLTETAKGTVQATLSQKRDRIHPSTYIGKGKVEELRALEEETEANIIIFNDELSPSQVRNLSKDISARIIDRTQLILDIFAQRARSKEGKLQVELAQLQYLLPRLGGQGTQLSRLGAGIGTRGPGETQLETDRRHIRRRIDDIKAQLAVIVQHRDRYRERRKKNKAFQVALVGYTNAGKSTIFNRLTEADSFEENQLFATLDPMTRKMILPSGFSTLLTDTVGFIQDLPTTLVAAFRSTLEEVREADLLLHVVDMSSADSYQHEQTVHKLLEDLDIQQIPQLTVYNKRDMKNPDFVPTAKTETLQISAFSEEDRFLLKQKMEQVIISEMKFYQVEVPSTEGKLLAQLKNDTILRELAFEEEKDMYLCKGYVLNDHQILGQINQYSI
- a CDS encoding methionine gamma-lyase family protein, encoding MYQHFTFGEALKPIVRQVEEQIFMKHQQIDLTVEANQFRVLESYQRHQVSDSHFIPSTGYGYDDIGRDTLEKIYADVFGGEAGLVRPQIISGTHAISIALFGVLRPGDELLYITGKPYDTLEEIVGIRGNGVGSLKEFGISYQSVDLKEDGQVNYEYVKTMIKPNTKMIGIQRSKGYANRPSFTIDQIREMIEFVKNIKEDVVVFVDNCYGEFVELMEPCHVGADLMAGSLIKNPGGGLAKTGGYIVGKEKYVEACAYRMTSPGIGAEAGASLYSLQEMYQGFFLAPHVVGQALKGAVFTSAILDRLGMNTNPSWDAERTDLIQSVQFDDKEKMIAFCQAIQFASPINSHVTAYPAYMPGYEDDVIMAAGTFIQGASIELSADGPIRPPYVAYVQGGLTYSHVKLAILIALNRLAEKQLISLN
- a CDS encoding MerR family transcriptional regulator, coding for MSGSDIRRSMPLFPIGIVMQLTELSARQIRYYEEHQLISPARTEGNRRMFSLNDIDQLLEIKDLIEQGVNLAGIKQIFSVKEQQVLSEEMVKEAEKARRDLSDDELRKMLRSELMHAGRFNRSSLRQGDMSRFFH
- the glnA gene encoding type I glutamate--ammonia ligase, coding for MAKFTRDDITRMAEEQNVKFIRLQFTDILGTIKNVEIPISQLEKALDNKMMFDGSSIEGFVRIEESDMYLYPDLDTWVVFPWTAEKGKVARLICDIYNPDGTPFAGDPRNNLRRIIKEMQDLGFSDFNLGPEPEFFLFKLDQAGEPTLELNDNGGYFDLAPTDLGENCRRDIVLELEEMGFEIEASHHEVAPGQHEIDFKYADALSACDQIQTFKLVVKTIARKHGLHATFMPKPLFGVNGSGMHCNVSLFKEGKNAFFDPTGNLELSDTARQFIAGIIKHAPNFTAVTNPTVNSYKRLVPGYEAPCYVAWSARNRSPLIRIPASRGISTRVEVRSVDPAANPYLAMAVLLAAGLDGVKNSLTPPAPVDRNIYVMNKEERQAVGIEDLPATLAAALDNLKSDETMITALGEHIFEHFVEAKEIEWDMFRTQVHPWEREQYMSMY